From a region of the Campylobacter showae genome:
- the hypF gene encoding carbamoyltransferase HypF, producing MKRCFKYEISGLVQGVGFRPFVYNLALKFGLAGEIYNDDEGVKLTLCGCDEQIEKFEKALHEELPSLARIDEMQKTELEGAKFDDFQIVASKSAKKHAPILPDFALCADCKREFYDPADPRYRYPFINCTNCGPRFSIIKSLPYDRANTTMSAFKMCEFCEGEYKNPLNRRYHAQPVSCPNCGPRLTLKDKFGRVLAQDNESAKQAARLINEGKILAVKGLGGFHLICRLEEDTVGLLRERKKRPKKPFAVMCKDLARAKKYAQISPEEQRLLSSNLKPIVVLQSLPGAPVPSNLAPGLNKIGIFLPYTGVHLLLFEYLEGDVIATSANVSGEPIIYDENDLREKLGGVIDFYLDNDREIHSPSDDSIAFVADGEPVFIRTSRGVHPKFIRTKFKSEKTVLAVGAELKNQFAIFKDGELMISPYIGDLKNVATYERFCALINLFSEIYELKFDEIVADLHPHFLNLKWAREYAANFGPNITQIQHHHAHLLSVILENDLDAKREYLGFCFDGTGYGADGSVWGGEILKVRGKEYERVCRFDEILLIGGEASVKNIWQIAYSAILKYDLESEAEAFLDKFDPAKRKNLKILHENQINCVKTSSLGRIFDAFAAVILGLDSISYEGEAGMSLEALYDANLDACYEFEIRSDKICFKEAFKRALKDDAKTAATGFIKGLAKLVADVACAQSNDILLAGGVFQNKALLENVILILKRKGKKYYINKNFSSNDSSVAIGQIALTLI from the coding sequence TTGAAGAGATGTTTTAAATATGAAATTTCAGGCCTGGTTCAAGGTGTGGGTTTTCGCCCTTTTGTTTATAATTTAGCCCTTAAATTCGGCCTTGCGGGCGAAATTTACAACGACGACGAGGGCGTAAAACTAACGCTTTGCGGATGCGATGAACAGATAGAAAAATTTGAAAAAGCGCTACATGAGGAGCTGCCAAGCCTCGCTCGTATCGACGAGATGCAAAAAACAGAGCTAGAGGGCGCGAAATTTGATGATTTTCAGATAGTCGCCTCAAAATCAGCTAAAAAACACGCGCCTATCTTGCCAGATTTTGCCCTCTGCGCCGACTGCAAGCGCGAGTTTTACGACCCCGCAGACCCGCGCTACCGTTATCCTTTTATAAACTGCACCAACTGCGGCCCGAGATTTTCTATCATCAAGTCCCTGCCTTACGACCGTGCAAACACGACGATGAGCGCGTTTAAGATGTGCGAATTTTGCGAGGGCGAATACAAAAATCCGCTAAATCGCCGCTATCACGCACAGCCCGTTTCATGCCCAAACTGCGGGCCAAGGCTTACTTTAAAAGACAAATTCGGGCGGGTTTTGGCGCAGGATAACGAAAGCGCAAAACAGGCCGCACGTCTCATAAACGAGGGTAAAATTTTAGCCGTAAAAGGACTTGGCGGATTTCATCTGATATGCCGTTTAGAGGAGGACACGGTAGGGCTGCTAAGAGAGCGCAAAAAGCGGCCTAAAAAGCCCTTTGCCGTGATGTGCAAAGACCTTGCGCGCGCTAAAAAATACGCTCAAATTTCGCCAGAGGAGCAGCGCCTTTTAAGCTCGAATTTAAAACCGATCGTCGTTTTACAAAGCTTGCCTGGCGCGCCGGTTCCCTCAAATTTAGCGCCAGGACTAAATAAAATCGGCATATTTTTGCCATACACCGGCGTTCATCTTTTGCTTTTTGAGTACCTAGAGGGCGACGTTATCGCCACCTCGGCCAACGTCTCTGGCGAGCCCATCATCTACGACGAAAACGACCTGCGAGAAAAGCTGGGCGGCGTGATAGATTTTTACCTAGATAACGACCGCGAGATCCACTCACCAAGCGACGATAGTATCGCGTTTGTGGCAGACGGCGAGCCCGTTTTTATCCGCACTAGCCGCGGCGTGCATCCCAAATTTATCCGCACGAAATTTAAGAGCGAAAAGACCGTTTTGGCCGTCGGAGCCGAGCTAAAAAATCAGTTTGCGATCTTTAAGGACGGCGAGCTAATGATAAGCCCGTATATCGGCGATCTAAAAAACGTCGCGACCTATGAGCGGTTTTGCGCGCTAATTAATCTTTTTAGCGAGATTTACGAGCTAAAATTTGACGAGATCGTAGCTGATTTGCACCCGCATTTTTTAAATTTAAAATGGGCGCGCGAATACGCCGCGAATTTTGGCCCAAATATCACGCAGATCCAGCATCATCACGCGCATTTGCTTTCGGTGATTTTAGAAAACGATCTGGACGCAAAGCGCGAGTATTTGGGCTTTTGCTTTGACGGCACGGGATACGGCGCGGACGGGAGCGTCTGGGGCGGAGAGATACTAAAAGTGCGCGGCAAAGAGTACGAGCGAGTTTGCAGATTTGACGAAATTTTGCTGATCGGCGGCGAAGCTAGCGTAAAAAATATCTGGCAGATCGCTTATTCCGCGATTTTAAAATATGATTTAGAGAGCGAGGCGGAGGCGTTTTTGGATAAATTTGACCCAGCCAAGCGAAAAAATCTAAAAATCCTGCACGAAAATCAAATAAACTGCGTCAAAACAAGCTCGCTTGGACGCATATTTGACGCGTTTGCGGCGGTGATCCTCGGGCTTGATAGCATCAGCTATGAGGGCGAGGCGGGAATGAGCTTAGAAGCGCTCTACGACGCAAATTTAGACGCCTGCTACGAGTTTGAGATCAGGAGTGACAAAATTTGCTTTAAAGAAGCCTTTAAAAGAGCTTTAAAAGACGATGCTAAAACGGCTGCGACGGGCTTTATAAAAGGGCTTGCAAAGCTTGTAGCAGACGTAGCTTGCGCGCAGTCAAACGATATCTTGCTCGCAGGCGGAGTTTTTCAAAATAAAGCCCTGCTTGAAAATGTAATTTTAATTCTTAAGCGAAAAGGTAAGAAGTATTACATAAATAAGAACTTTTCGTCAAACGACTCTTCGGTAGCTATCGGTCAAATCGCACTTACATTAATTTAA
- a CDS encoding hydrogenase small subunit, giving the protein MRDDVLVRINERLNVLAALPTLKNGSIGEALKKSGFSRRDFMKWAGAMTAFMALPASMAPTVARAAELSDRLPVIWLHMAECTGCSESLLRTDAPSIDSLIFDYISLEYHETVMAAAGWQAEENLESAIEKYKDRYILLVEGGIPTGETENYLTVGPLGLSGLHHAKHASENAAAIFAIGTCSSFGGVQAARPNPSNSVGLSKVTSKPVINVPGCPPSEKNIVGNVLHYILFGTLPALDVFNRPKWAYGLRIHDLCERRGHFDAGEFVQTFGDEGAKNGYCLYKVGCKGPYTFNNCSRERFNQHTSWPVQAGHGCIGCSEPDFWDTMGPFEEPMADRLFNTVLGLGADNVSDKIGIGVLALAGIGIAAHAAISIFAKDKEEA; this is encoded by the coding sequence ATGAGAGATGATGTCCTAGTTAGGATAAACGAGAGGCTTAACGTGCTTGCCGCGCTTCCAACCCTAAAAAACGGATCGATCGGCGAAGCTTTAAAGAAAAGCGGATTTAGCAGGCGCGACTTTATGAAATGGGCGGGCGCGATGACGGCGTTTATGGCGCTGCCTGCGTCGATGGCGCCAACCGTGGCTAGAGCCGCCGAGCTTAGCGATAGATTGCCCGTGATCTGGCTACATATGGCCGAGTGCACGGGATGCAGCGAGAGTTTGCTTCGCACCGATGCGCCGAGTATAGATAGCTTGATTTTTGACTACATCAGCCTCGAGTATCACGAAACCGTGATGGCTGCGGCAGGCTGGCAAGCTGAGGAAAATCTAGAAAGCGCCATTGAAAAATACAAAGACAGATACATCCTGCTGGTTGAAGGCGGCATACCTACGGGCGAGACGGAGAACTATCTAACTGTCGGTCCTTTAGGCCTTAGCGGACTTCATCACGCAAAGCACGCAAGCGAGAACGCCGCGGCGATATTTGCCATCGGTACCTGTTCGAGCTTTGGCGGAGTGCAAGCTGCAAGGCCTAATCCGTCAAATTCCGTCGGTCTATCAAAAGTAACCTCAAAACCCGTTATAAACGTCCCGGGCTGTCCTCCTAGCGAGAAAAATATCGTGGGCAACGTCCTTCACTACATACTTTTCGGTACTTTGCCCGCACTTGACGTATTTAACCGTCCAAAATGGGCTTACGGACTTAGGATTCACGATCTTTGCGAGCGAAGAGGGCATTTTGACGCGGGCGAGTTCGTGCAGACCTTTGGCGACGAGGGCGCAAAAAACGGCTACTGCCTCTATAAAGTCGGCTGCAAAGGCCCATATACGTTTAATAACTGCTCGCGCGAGAGATTTAATCAGCACACTAGCTGGCCGGTGCAAGCAGGCCACGGATGCATAGGTTGCTCGGAGCCTGATTTTTGGGATACGATGGGGCCTTTTGAGGAGCCGATGGCAGATAGGCTGTTTAACACGGTTTTGGGTCTAGGCGCCGATAACGTCAGCGATAAAATCGGCATCGGAGTGCTGGCGCTCGCAGGCATCGGTATAGCAGCGCACGCCGCGATAAGCATTTTTGCTAAAGACAAGGAGGAGGCGTAA
- the nikR gene encoding nickel-responsive transcriptional regulator NikR translates to MENIIRFSVSLPKQLLDELDNKISAQGYASRSEFTRDLIREKIVNDSWKDADDDLIGVLTLIYLHHQNDLVVKMMDIEHKANLHIACTTHVHVDHDNCLETLILRGKAGSIEKFSEKMGGLKGVKFAKLTKAAIPRS, encoded by the coding sequence GTGGAAAATATCATAAGATTCAGCGTCTCGTTGCCAAAGCAGTTATTAGACGAACTTGACAACAAAATAAGCGCTCAGGGCTATGCTTCGAGAAGCGAGTTCACTCGCGATCTCATTAGGGAAAAAATAGTAAATGATAGTTGGAAGGACGCGGATGATGATCTTATCGGCGTTTTGACGCTCATTTATCTACATCACCAAAACGACCTCGTCGTGAAAATGATGGACATCGAGCACAAGGCGAACCTGCACATCGCCTGCACGACCCACGTCCACGTGGATCACGATAACTGCCTAGAGACTCTGATACTGCGCGGCAAAGCAGGGTCTATCGAGAAATTTTCAGAAAAAATGGGCGGACTAAAAGGGGTTAAATTTGCAAAACTCACCAAGGCTGCCATCCCGCGATCGTAA
- the cybH gene encoding Ni/Fe-hydrogenase, b-type cytochrome subunit, translating to MSEHKFDCKSEYEFSIGLRATHWIRFFAITFLVVSGYYISYVFVSPEVATEPVLFMNAKLRAAHQIAGFILIACFIFKLYLFIFDKYSRKEVVSIVDFFNPKVWIAQIKYYLFLGPHPHLRGVYNPLQFASYFFFYLVLFLICLTGLVLYVHVYHEGLGGLLYEPMRQCEELMGGLANVRTIHRICMWIIMVFVVAHVYMAVFNAVKGKNGAMDAIVSGYKFVKDEH from the coding sequence ATGAGCGAGCATAAATTTGACTGCAAAAGCGAGTATGAATTTTCCATCGGGCTTAGAGCGACGCACTGGATCAGGTTTTTTGCCATCACATTTTTAGTCGTGAGCGGATACTATATATCGTATGTTTTTGTTAGCCCCGAGGTCGCGACCGAGCCGGTGCTGTTTATGAACGCCAAGTTGCGCGCGGCTCATCAGATCGCAGGATTTATCTTGATAGCGTGCTTTATTTTCAAGCTCTACCTATTTATATTTGATAAATACAGCCGTAAAGAGGTCGTTAGTATCGTCGATTTTTTTAATCCCAAAGTCTGGATAGCGCAGATAAAATACTACCTGTTTTTAGGCCCGCACCCGCATCTAAGGGGCGTTTATAACCCGCTTCAGTTTGCGTCGTATTTTTTCTTTTATCTGGTGCTTTTTCTGATCTGCCTAACGGGCCTCGTGCTCTATGTCCACGTCTATCACGAGGGACTTGGCGGGCTACTTTACGAGCCGATGAGGCAGTGCGAGGAGCTCATGGGCGGGCTGGCAAACGTCCGCACGATACACCGCATATGCATGTGGATTATCATGGTTTTTGTCGTAGCGCACGTGTATATGGCAGTATTTAACGCTGTAAAAGGCAAAAACGGAGCTATGGACGCCATCGTAAGCGGCTATAAATTCGTAAAAGACGAGCACTGA
- a CDS encoding protein hydE, whose amino-acid sequence MILAYEFDCASENFAFFLKFYAQKSGLNFNLKKEHDLTTLYTEGSQEELLAFSDLLSSALPHSIFLRGSKVYASENSPGVKTSEPQNTLSNITPSVVSAYLKGELKECENGVFSDVCVFIDGKFTPVTKANFNELLDFAFKNLCAGTGLKFKDFSGEFEASNFTELNANFNLLMPTNLKNLPKIFIANEAEQVALASYEKPAVTLKTTAIYRGNHPVSPRFFDVCAARDIFIYALCDKLFKAGVNFIAFSAQKPPFKAIVLENGYIFCGSRIYYSCSNLSKIEGARDKNLAAFNLAKKEFDADGGIARIFLSRFKDDEVKIYPKFDDFNVLNFALPASFKELYAQIKREEGGERLLQNYGESFRLPHGEINVQNGFFGLFCMAGSLLGFDSDAQKAGEILLQNASDFNGAKGPRLDFKMLNKTHFDVVKFARSGMSFRLAGVDDRLLSYGYAESLAYFLSDFSYSLKQDFGVQNALLCGSLFENKTLANLTLKHLKTGLNAKFSKEFLIEEMF is encoded by the coding sequence ATGATTTTAGCTTACGAGTTTGACTGTGCGAGCGAAAATTTTGCATTTTTTCTTAAATTTTACGCGCAAAAAAGCGGGTTAAATTTTAACCTTAAAAAGGAGCATGATTTAACGACGCTTTATACTGAAGGCTCGCAAGAGGAGCTTTTGGCGTTTTCTGATTTGCTCTCTAGCGCGCTGCCTCACAGCATATTTTTGCGCGGCTCAAAGGTCTACGCGAGCGAAAATTCACCAGGCGTTAAAACGAGCGAACCGCAAAATACACTCTCAAACATCACGCCAAGCGTCGTTAGCGCCTATCTTAAAGGCGAGCTAAAAGAGTGCGAAAATGGCGTTTTTAGCGACGTTTGCGTTTTTATAGACGGTAAATTTACTCCCGTGACGAAGGCAAATTTTAACGAGCTTTTAGATTTTGCTTTTAAAAATTTATGCGCGGGCACGGGCTTAAAATTTAAAGATTTTAGCGGCGAATTTGAAGCTTCAAATTTCACCGAACTAAACGCAAATTTTAATCTTTTAATGCCGACAAATCTTAAAAATTTACCGAAAATTTTTATCGCAAACGAAGCTGAGCAGGTTGCCCTAGCAAGCTACGAAAAGCCCGCCGTTACGCTAAAAACGACGGCGATTTACCGCGGCAATCACCCAGTCTCGCCAAGGTTCTTTGACGTATGCGCGGCTAGGGATATTTTCATCTACGCGCTTTGCGACAAGCTTTTTAAAGCGGGCGTAAATTTTATCGCTTTTTCGGCGCAAAAGCCGCCGTTTAAGGCCATTGTGCTTGAAAACGGGTACATTTTTTGCGGCTCTAGGATTTATTATTCGTGCTCAAATTTGAGCAAGATAGAGGGCGCTAGGGATAAAAATCTAGCCGCTTTTAATCTCGCAAAAAAAGAATTTGACGCAGACGGCGGGATAGCTAGAATATTTTTAAGCAGGTTTAAAGACGATGAAGTTAAAATTTACCCCAAATTTGATGATTTTAACGTCTTAAATTTCGCCTTGCCCGCGAGCTTTAAGGAGCTTTACGCACAGATAAAGCGCGAGGAGGGCGGCGAGAGATTGCTTCAAAATTACGGCGAAAGCTTTAGATTGCCGCACGGCGAGATAAACGTACAAAACGGCTTTTTCGGGCTATTTTGTATGGCTGGATCGCTGCTTGGATTTGATAGCGATGCGCAAAAAGCGGGAGAGATTTTACTGCAAAACGCGAGCGATTTTAACGGCGCAAAAGGGCCTAGGCTCGATTTTAAAATGCTAAACAAAACGCATTTTGACGTCGTTAAATTTGCCAGGAGCGGCATGAGCTTTAGGCTCGCTGGCGTCGATGATAGGCTGCTTAGCTACGGATACGCCGAGTCGCTGGCTTATTTTTTGAGCGATTTTTCATACTCGCTAAAGCAGGATTTTGGCGTGCAAAACGCGCTGCTTTGCGGCTCGCTTTTTGAGAACAAAACGCTTGCAAATTTGACGTTAAAGCATCTAAAAACGGGTTTAAATGCCAAATTTAGCAAAGAGTTTTTGATTGAAGAGATGTTTTAA
- a CDS encoding HyaD/HybD family hydrogenase maturation endopeptidase → MRVLVLGIGNVMFGDEGVGVHFVKMMDRNYKFSPKNGDKFDSSNLSGKFRSSNLDVANSNLSSDLARSDGSKFNADGANLELKFIDGGTLAMALTPVIAWADALIVADCISAEGGETGDVYFFGYEQMPPAVSWNGSAHEVEMLETLRLMELAGDLPRTKILGIVPKRIEPMSFELSAQAQEGANLMEKTLLNELSQLGFNYEKIANFSVSDIALEFSKKGAI, encoded by the coding sequence ATGCGCGTTTTGGTGCTAGGTATCGGCAACGTGATGTTTGGCGACGAGGGCGTGGGGGTGCATTTTGTCAAAATGATGGATCGAAACTACAAATTTAGCCCTAAAAACGGGGATAAATTTGACTCGTCAAATTTGAGCGGTAAATTTCGCTCGTCAAATTTGGACGTCGCAAACTCAAATTTAAGTAGCGATCTCGCTCGTAGCGACGGCTCTAAATTTAACGCAGACGGCGCAAATTTGGAGCTAAAATTTATTGACGGCGGTACGCTAGCCATGGCGCTCACGCCCGTTATTGCTTGGGCGGATGCTTTGATAGTTGCCGACTGCATCAGCGCCGAGGGCGGCGAGACGGGGGACGTGTACTTTTTCGGTTACGAGCAGATGCCGCCCGCCGTCTCGTGGAACGGCTCCGCGCACGAGGTCGAGATGCTAGAGACCTTGCGGCTCATGGAGCTTGCGGGCGATTTGCCGCGGACGAAAATTTTAGGTATCGTGCCAAAGCGTATCGAGCCTATGAGCTTTGAGCTCTCCGCGCAGGCGCAAGAGGGGGCAAATTTGATGGAAAAGACGCTTTTAAACGAGCTTTCGCAGCTTGGATTTAACTACGAAAAGATCGCAAATTTTAGCGTCTCCGATATCGCTTTAGAGTTTTCAAAAAAGGGCGCGATATGA
- a CDS encoding nickel-dependent hydrogenase large subunit, whose amino-acid sequence MSEQRIVIDPITRIEGHLRIEVVVDENNVVKEAYSGSTLWRGIEQVVKGRDPRDAGFFMQRICGVCTFSHYRAGIMAVENALGIVPPLNAQLTRTLMNNALYMHDHVVHFYQLHGLDWADVVSALSADVRKASDEAFKYCDTPYATGADKLKEVKERVEAFVKKGNLGPFANAYWGHPTYKFTPEQNLIVLSHYLECLRIQRTVAQMMAIFGSKNPHPQSLTVGGVTCVMDLLDPARLGEYLTKFQETADFINRAYYPDLVMAAKAYGSEPSVLKDVGVPNLFAYDEFLVGRNEYLIQGGAILNGDISKVYEVNGDKITEEATRAWYKNPAPLHPYDGETEPNYTGLKDMKTLDGHGKEVDTKVFDEKGKYSWIKAPRYEGKPMQVGPIASIVINYAKGNERVVKIVDKFLKDTGLPLEAVFSTLGRTATRMLEAKLVADHGLTAFTSLVENLKTDQETCAKYVIDNSKEYKGNFQGNAPRGALSHWCRIKDGVITNWQAVVPSTWNASPKDAANVRGSYEECLIGLKIADLTKPLEIIRKIHSYDPCIACAVHVMDARGKRLGEYKINPNL is encoded by the coding sequence ATGAGCGAGCAAAGAATAGTAATAGACCCGATAACAAGAATAGAAGGCCACCTGCGCATAGAGGTCGTCGTAGATGAAAATAACGTAGTTAAAGAGGCCTACTCGGGCTCGACGCTCTGGCGCGGCATAGAGCAGGTCGTAAAGGGGCGAGATCCGAGGGATGCAGGGTTTTTCATGCAGAGGATTTGCGGAGTTTGTACGTTTTCGCACTACCGCGCGGGCATCATGGCCGTCGAGAACGCTCTAGGCATAGTCCCTCCGCTAAATGCGCAGCTAACGCGCACGCTGATGAACAACGCCCTTTATATGCACGATCACGTGGTGCATTTTTATCAGCTTCACGGCCTTGACTGGGCGGACGTGGTTTCGGCTCTAAGCGCGGACGTACGCAAGGCTAGCGACGAAGCGTTTAAATACTGCGACACTCCTTACGCGACCGGCGCAGATAAGCTAAAAGAGGTAAAAGAACGCGTCGAAGCCTTCGTAAAAAAAGGAAATTTAGGACCTTTTGCCAACGCCTACTGGGGACATCCGACTTATAAATTTACGCCCGAGCAAAATTTGATCGTGCTATCGCACTATCTAGAGTGCCTAAGGATACAAAGGACGGTAGCGCAGATGATGGCGATATTTGGCTCCAAAAACCCGCACCCCCAAAGCCTCACCGTAGGCGGCGTGACCTGCGTGATGGACTTGCTAGATCCCGCAAGATTAGGCGAATATCTAACCAAATTTCAAGAAACGGCTGATTTTATCAACCGAGCGTATTATCCCGATCTCGTCATGGCCGCTAAAGCCTACGGCAGCGAGCCAAGCGTGCTAAAAGACGTCGGCGTGCCAAATTTATTCGCTTACGACGAGTTTTTAGTCGGCAGAAACGAGTATCTGATCCAAGGCGGCGCTATCTTAAACGGCGACATCAGTAAGGTTTACGAAGTAAATGGCGATAAGATCACTGAGGAAGCCACTCGCGCATGGTATAAAAACCCGGCTCCGCTGCATCCGTACGACGGCGAGACCGAGCCAAACTACACCGGCTTAAAAGATATGAAAACCCTAGACGGTCACGGCAAAGAGGTAGATACTAAAGTCTTTGACGAAAAAGGCAAATATAGCTGGATCAAAGCTCCTCGCTATGAGGGCAAACCTATGCAGGTGGGCCCGATAGCTAGCATCGTGATAAACTACGCCAAAGGTAATGAGCGCGTGGTAAAGATCGTAGATAAATTTTTAAAAGACACGGGACTTCCGCTTGAGGCGGTATTTTCTACGCTAGGCAGAACCGCAACTAGGATGCTAGAGGCTAAACTAGTAGCCGATCACGGACTAACCGCCTTTACTAGCTTAGTAGAAAATCTAAAAACCGATCAAGAAACCTGCGCTAAGTACGTCATAGATAACAGTAAAGAGTATAAAGGAAATTTCCAAGGCAACGCCCCTCGCGGCGCGCTCAGCCACTGGTGCCGCATAAAAGACGGCGTGATAACCAACTGGCAAGCAGTCGTGCCTAGCACATGGAACGCCTCGCCAAAAGACGCCGCAAACGTACGCGGAAGCTACGAGGAGTGCCTCATCGGGCTAAAGATCGCCGATCTAACCAAGCCGCTTGAGATCATCCGCAAGATCCACTCGTACGATCCTTGTATCGCATGCGCCGTGCACGTGATGGATGCGCGCGGCAAGCGGCTAGGCGAATACAAAATCAACCCGAATTTGTGA